In the Topomyia yanbarensis strain Yona2022 chromosome 3, ASM3024719v1, whole genome shotgun sequence genome, one interval contains:
- the LOC131691686 gene encoding serine protease inhibitor dipetalogastin-like — protein MHLFQLLAIAVYFSLVGLSRATYTVYPPEYDLTDEQVKTFIGCIAQTMDEKDPKSRYDPVCATDGFSYYNQYLLGCLTELVPSVQFSFFGRCPNEPIFRPMESIRDWWLMPEGNRRKSQSCMSQCEKLFKPVCGTDKKSYSSDCVLGCVTEIAPHITKSYEGFCTQDMVVQQKCPPILQPFCGTDGVTYLNLCHLRYAAAMLPGLKEAHLGDCVRRLDVIQKGFDLQTNLKSEKHG, from the coding sequence ATGCATTTGTTTCAATTACTCGCCATCGCCGTGTATTTTTCCTTGGTTGGTCTATCCCGTGCAACATATACGGTATATCCGCCGGAATACGACCTCACGGACGAGCAGGTGAAGACCTTTATCGGTTGCATTGCCCAGACCATGGACGAAAAAGATCCCAAAAGCCGGTATGATCCAGTTTGTGCTACCGATGGTTTCAGCTACTACAACCAATACTTGCTCGGATGCCTGACAGAGCTCGTTCCGTCGGTTCAATTTTCCTTCTTCGGCCGCTGCCCGAATGAGCCGATCTTTAGGCCGATGGAATCCATCCGCGATTGGTGGCTTATGCCGGAAGGCAATCGCAGAAAGTCCCAATCTTGCATGAGTCAGTGCGAGAAGTTATTCAAGCCGGTCTGCGGTACGGACAAGAAATCATACAGCAGTGATTGCGTTCTGGGCTGTGTCACGGAAATAGCGCCGCACATTACCAAATCCTACGAAGGTTTCTGCACGCAGGATATGGTGGTCCAACAGAAATGTCCACCAATACTGCAACCGTTCTGCGGTACGGATGGTGTTACGTACCTGAATCTGTGTCATCTGCGCTACGCTGCCGCAATGCTTCCGGGGTTAAAGGAAGCTCACCTGGGCGATTGCGTGCGACGGTTGGATGTCATCCAGAAAGGGTTCGATCTGCAGACTAATCTGAAATCGGAAAAGCACGGTTGA